The following proteins come from a genomic window of Miscanthus floridulus cultivar M001 chromosome 2, ASM1932011v1, whole genome shotgun sequence:
- the LOC136535964 gene encoding uncharacterized protein, whose translation MERCPPLPLHQFQVLSSLKTLQLRHSSGIVFSLVEGESCAKYHFPIECMDITRWGGSVKELTQLLNYFPKLSELDVWSCDKITGLGVREKQAAATPEPPSSANKVDDAQIKEHPQRGEEKTAAEAMLLLPSELQKLKIWNCPDLGLHSNPVRVDDNRQVGRAGGGQGLQGLRSLRSLEISGCPSFSSCSSSSSCSGFPFPTSLEYLYLGAVGTDMLSPISLFLTQWQELCLSIKIEKKGLCTRKEDTPKRVLRTPGAHENTTKTHSSRLEKGRLLSVSENPLPLPYVLLDSCAHLWHRLCGIVENSHVSLFPNIPKCVDHYPIESFAFSGWHFFCRFFPPCSDLDGVPLRL comes from the coding sequence ATGGAAAGATGCCCTCCTCTCCCACTGCATCAATTTCAGGTTCTATCATCCCTAAAGACCCTCCAGCTGCGGCATTCAAGCGGCATTGTGTTCTCGTTGGTTGAAGGTGAGAGTTGTGCCAAATATCACTTTCCAATCGAATGCATGGACATCACCAGGTGGGGTGGTAGCGTTAAGGAATTGACACAACTACTCAATTATTTCCCCAAGCTCTCAGAACTGGACGTGTGGTCATGTGACAAGATAACAGGTCTAGGTGTAAGAGAGAAGCAGGCCGCAGCAACACctgagccaccatcttcagctaaCAAAGTGGATGATGCACAAATCAAGGAGCACCCACAAAGGGGAGAGGAAAAAACAGCAGCAGAAGCGATGCTGCTCTTGCCTTCCGAATTACAAAAGTTGAAGATCTGGAACTGCCCAGATCTGGGCCTCCACTCCAATCCAGTTCGAGTCGACGACAACAGACAAGTTGGACGAGccggtggaggacaaggactccaAGGTCTGCGATCCCTCCGATCATTGGAGATAAGTGGTTGTCCCAGTTTCTCTTCATGTTCGTCATCCTCTTCTTGTTCAGGTTTCCCCTTCCCAACCTCCTTGGAATATCTCTATCTTGGTGCAGTGGGCACCgatatgttgtcgcctatctctctttttttaacgcaatggcaggagctctgtctTTCAATTAAGATAGAGAAAAAGGGTTTATGTACAAGGAAGGAAGACACTCCAAAAAGGGTATTAAGGACCCCAGGTGCACATGAAAACACCACCAAAACACATTCCTCGCGGTTAGAAAAAGGGAGATTGCTAAGTGTAAGCGAAAACCCTCTTCCTTTGCCCTATGTCCTCCTTGATTCTTGTGCCCACTTGTGGCACCGTCTCTGCGGTATTGTTGAAaattctcatgtttcactctttCCAAATATTCCAAAATGTGTAGATCACTACCCCATTGAGTCGTTTGCGTTCAGTGGTTGGCACTTTTTTTGCCGCTTCTTCCCACCATGCTCTGATCTCGATGGGGTCCCCCTGAGGCTGTGA
- the LOC136540918 gene encoding uncharacterized protein produces MNRILSISLRGGADEDAAAASPPPDPAALSRWVRAFCVIRFDLERGQLVEACYPPDALTAPGGGLDRLVAFSSFPDSMSHHLPHHRSSVHDSLFSFRVPDPSSPRRAFLYGFVFNRQRQDERLPRGGEQKSVVILSHAPYSSLFRLLLQILGPLCFDVGPSALAMVASHVAAWPAPAPGRPMELPIGSAALRVHLPPAADDPGPPPALLPANPSVPYGLFHDADLFAAFRGLLLHLWTLWELMVVGEPVLVVAPTPAQCSEAVAGLVSLVAPLLYSVDFRPYFTIHDPDFARLNALAEGEVFPQMVLGVTNLFFLKSLKSIPNVVSVGSPNPNSTRVLPVGGQSPGNGMNGTPGKLKLEKLAINKFSPTSLLNSIKLRREGPLSLMTEHKEALWSTYSPTTKPNTSVLNRLIDAGVSPRIEESMSVVNNEILRRHFLELTTNFLAPFGPYLRTTTPSEGSSPFVDPPLLPPFHADEFVNGLAARGTGKFLYKRMRSNWLDLYRRFLEGPNFMPWFRQRRAAADQEQQRLWRQARMNVDIEKLMSNMSELERIDSFNAVEHYLLREMENPGKGSADSIGACQKLKVDLQAAFNVLPKDMQQLLLSNPKRAVLLQGSQEKALGANGIVTQTSL; encoded by the exons ATGAACCGGATCCTGTCCATCTCGCTCCGGGGCGGGGCGGACGAGGACGCCGCGGCGGCGTCGCCGCCCCCCGATCCCGCGGCGCTGTCGCGGTGGGTGCGGGCCTTCTGCGTCATCCGGTTCGACCTGGAGCGCGGGCAGCTGGTGGAGGCCTGCTACCCGCCCGACGCGCTGACGGCGCCCGGCGGTGGCCTCGACCGCCTCGTCGCCTTCTCCTCCTTCCCGGACTCCATGTCCCACCACCTCCCGCACCACCGCTCCTCCGTCCACGACTCGCTCTTCTCCTTCCGCGTCCCGGACCCGTCCTCCCCACGCCGCGCCTTCCTCTACGGCTTCGTCTTCAACCGCCAGCGCCAGGACGAGCGCCTCCCCCGCGGCGGCGAGCAGAAGTCCGTAGTCATCCTCTCCCACGCCCCCTACTCCTCGCTCTTCCGCTTGCTGCTGCAGATCCTCGGCCCGCTCTGCTTCGACGTCGGCCCCTCCGCGCTGGCCATGGTGGCGTCGCACGTCGCCGCGTGGCCCGCGCCTGCGCCAGGGCGCCCAATGGAGCTTCCAATTGGCAGTGCCGCGCTGCGCGTGCACCTCCCGCCTGCGGCTGACGACCCTGGTCCGCCGCCTGCGCTGCTGCCCGCCAACCCCTCGGTGCCGTACGGACTCTTCCATGATGCCGACCTGTTTGCCGCGTTCCGTGGATTACTCCTCCACCTATGGACGCTCTGGGAGCTCATGGTGGTTGGCGAGCCCGTGCTGGTTGTTGCGCCGACCCCAGCTCAGTGCTCGGAAGCTGTGGCTGGGCTTGTTAGCCTTGTTGCTCCACTTTTGTACAGTGTAGACTTCAGGCCGTACTTCACCATCCATGATCCAGATTTTGCTCGCCTGAATGCGCTTGCAGAAGGTGAGGTGTTCCCGCAGATGGTACTTGGAGTGACCAACTTGTTTTTCTTGAAGAGTCTTAAGAGCATTCCCAATGTTGTATCGGTGGGAAGCCCAAACCCAAATTCAACAAGGGTGCTACCAGTGGGTGGCCAATCGCCAGGAAATGGAATGAATGGGACACCTGGGAAGCTCAAGCTTGAGAAACTTGCAATCAATAAGTTCTCTCCAACTAGCCTATTGAATTCCATCAAATTGAGAAGAGAAGGCCCTCTTTCTCTCATGACAGAGCACAAAGAAGCATTATGGAGCACATATTCGCCAACCACAAAGCCCAATACATCTGTTCTAAATAGGCTCATTGACGCTGGTGTGTCACCAAGGATTGAGGAGTCCATGTCAGTAGTCAACAATGAGATATTGCGGCGGCACTTCTTGGAGCTGACGACCAACTTCCTTGCACCTTTTGGGCCGTATCTGAGAACTACAACACCATCAGAAGGGAGTTCACCTTTTGTTGACCCACCATTGCTACCACCATTTCACGCAGATGAGTTTGTCAATGGTTTGGCTGCTAGAGGTACAGGGAAATTTTTGTACAAAAGGATGAGGTCCAATTGGTTGGACCTATACAG GAGATTCCTCGAAGGCCCCAATTTCATGCCTTGGTTCCGGCAAAGACGTGCTGCTGCAGACCAAGAACAGCAGAGGCTCTGGAGGCAGGCTCGCATGAATGTTGACATTGAAAAGCTAATGTCAAATATGTCTGAATTAGAGAGGATTGATTCTTTTAATGCTGTTGAGCATTATCTTCTCAGAGAGATGGAG AACCCTGGAAAAGGAAGTGCTGATTCAATAGGAGCATGCCAAAAATTGAAGGTAGACCTCCAAGCAGCATTCAATGTCCTGCCGAAAGACATGCAACAACTCCTGCTCTCCAACCCTAAAAGAGCTGTTCTTCTTCAAGGTAGTCAAGAAAAGGCCCTGGGGGCCAACGGCATTGTCACCCAGACAAGTTTGTAG